Proteins encoded within one genomic window of Bacillus sp. 1NLA3E:
- a CDS encoding electron transfer flavoprotein subunit beta/FixA family protein: MDILVCFKVVHDLDMLGESDWETGENPRIDLSYTKKALNSFDESALEIALNLSDSSEGFNVPVKLTALSIAGDSIESFIKTLYALKYDKVVQIDYAGDLRFNSAGVAHLIAAYYKKHGTEQAIFMGKQSGCGDNGETPFRVAEILGIPCVTGVLNMKRTSREDVLEVIRQVDGGTVKQLIKLPAVFQIGDSPITHLRVPTLKDKMNTKNMKAITLSLEDLDLDPTSIQDLGDIELISLVRIREERKTKIIDGKDAFEKADILFHNYLKERL, translated from the coding sequence TTGGACATTCTCGTTTGCTTCAAAGTAGTTCATGACTTGGATATGTTAGGCGAGAGCGATTGGGAGACAGGTGAAAATCCCCGTATCGACCTCAGCTATACAAAGAAAGCACTGAACAGCTTTGATGAAAGTGCACTGGAAATCGCATTAAATCTCTCCGATTCATCGGAGGGATTTAATGTGCCAGTGAAACTGACAGCGCTTTCGATTGCTGGGGATTCGATTGAAAGTTTTATCAAGACATTGTATGCCTTAAAATATGACAAAGTTGTCCAAATTGATTATGCGGGTGATCTTCGCTTTAATTCGGCAGGAGTAGCGCATTTGATCGCGGCTTACTACAAGAAACACGGCACTGAGCAGGCCATTTTCATGGGGAAACAAAGCGGGTGTGGAGATAATGGGGAGACACCGTTTCGTGTAGCAGAGATTTTGGGAATTCCCTGTGTAACAGGGGTGTTAAATATGAAACGAACAAGCCGTGAGGATGTACTTGAGGTCATCCGGCAAGTTGATGGTGGAACAGTCAAACAGCTGATTAAGCTGCCAGCTGTTTTTCAAATTGGAGATTCACCTATTACACATCTGCGTGTACCGACACTGAAGGATAAAATGAATACGAAGAATATGAAAGCGATTACTCTTTCGTTGGAAGACCTTGATCTAGATCCAACATCCATTCAGGATTTGGGTGATATTGAGCTTATTTCGCTTGTTCGTATAAGAGAAGAGCGAAAGACGAAAATCATTGATGGAAAGGATGCTTTCGAAAAAGCAGATATTTTATTCCATAACTATTTAAAGGAGCGGCTTTGA
- a CDS encoding electron transfer flavoprotein subunit alpha/FixB family protein, protein MMNTAFVFNACSPLFQKEINELNHFQQTYGQNDAVQAWVISRESDELPKQAQQIVIPIIKLVQVRDETDEEEILAALLQVYRQEMPDCVIFPSNLFGTSLVVRFSVRSGGTSCMSVIVCENSSEGLIVTKPVYANNLTASFRMKRKPYCFSVAKIAIRKVWKPPIEHTVTIMEPIVTNERNSHVLSYEFHQTETGAPLDSAEKVLALGKGVKKQEHLHELEKAANQLGLEIGVSRPVAMNGWADMNRLIGASGKLLSPRLCIAAGVSGSQAFTVGIRDSRFIVSINQDEYAPIHKIADVAIIDDYQEVLKALFPLIEQQTVEGV, encoded by the coding sequence ATGATGAATACTGCGTTTGTATTTAATGCCTGCTCACCACTTTTTCAAAAGGAAATTAATGAATTAAATCATTTTCAACAAACGTATGGACAAAATGATGCTGTACAAGCTTGGGTTATTTCCAGAGAATCGGATGAGCTTCCAAAACAGGCACAGCAAATTGTCATACCTATCATCAAGCTAGTGCAAGTAAGAGACGAGACAGACGAAGAAGAAATCTTAGCGGCTTTACTGCAGGTCTATCGACAGGAAATGCCTGATTGTGTTATTTTTCCGAGCAATTTGTTTGGGACCTCCCTTGTTGTCAGGTTTTCTGTCCGCTCGGGCGGAACATCCTGTATGTCTGTCATTGTTTGTGAGAATTCAAGCGAAGGTTTGATAGTCACCAAGCCGGTATATGCCAATAATTTAACGGCTAGCTTCCGGATGAAACGAAAGCCTTATTGTTTTTCGGTTGCAAAAATAGCTATTCGGAAAGTGTGGAAGCCGCCGATTGAACATACGGTAACGATCATGGAACCCATAGTAACAAACGAACGGAATAGCCATGTATTATCTTATGAATTTCATCAGACTGAAACAGGAGCACCTTTGGATAGTGCGGAAAAAGTGCTTGCGTTAGGAAAAGGTGTAAAGAAGCAAGAACATTTACATGAATTGGAGAAAGCAGCCAATCAGCTTGGTCTGGAAATAGGTGTCAGCAGACCGGTTGCCATGAATGGCTGGGCAGATATGAACCGGTTAATAGGGGCTTCCGGGAAATTGCTATCCCCACGGCTATGTATTGCAGCCGGTGTTTCCGGATCACAAGCCTTTACAGTCGGCATCCGCGATAGTCGCTTTATCGTGTCCATCAATCAGGATGAATATGCACCGATTCATAAAATAGCCGATGTTGCCATTATCGATGATTATCAAGAAGTATTAAAAGCGCTATTCCCGCTTATAGAGCAGCAGACAGTGGAAGGAGTGTGA
- a CDS encoding FAD-binding oxidoreductase, with protein sequence MNQLIRPMDEKYEEYLHDESRLTGSASTISFPKTEAKVVHIVKAMRDAGQPITVQGAKTGISGGAVPNGGHIINMIEMKAVTDLCEQNGIFTLSVEPGCSLLDLHSGLSRRNFATENWRDEAKELLAKLKKIQQLMWAPDPTELSATVGGIAASNARGVCSRIYGSARDHIKRIRVVTKDGEIWKIERERYLFNQGEVLLPDGSMLKVDPTKLGYAEQADLIDLFLGSEGMFGVITNLTLDLQEQPEELWGICFFFDTEKDALSFVEIADVESTEISTHLAALEYLDKASLDFIQGFKESAAKLSELPDFPSDFAAMVYLEIHASTDEQAEMAAEWLMEKAAESGSDIDASWAVSGEVEMEKIRALRHAVPESINIRIEQLRKHDATIMKLGTDMELPGVPVSSLVEMYRKDLDAAGLEGVIFGHISNGHLHVNILPENGQQNEMGKKLILQWGQSIAEKGGRTTVEHGVGKLKKELFFQTTPSETLEAWQTVKKQLDPACMWNPGNKLN encoded by the coding sequence ATGAATCAGTTAATTAGACCAATGGATGAAAAATATGAAGAATACTTGCATGACGAATCAAGATTAACGGGCAGTGCAAGTACAATTTCATTTCCAAAAACAGAAGCTAAGGTTGTTCACATTGTCAAAGCGATGCGGGATGCAGGACAGCCGATAACCGTTCAAGGAGCAAAGACAGGAATCAGCGGGGGTGCAGTCCCTAATGGCGGACATATTATCAATATGATTGAAATGAAAGCAGTCACTGATCTTTGTGAACAGAACGGTATCTTTACATTATCGGTTGAGCCAGGATGTTCGTTATTAGATCTTCATTCCGGGTTATCAAGACGGAACTTTGCCACGGAAAACTGGCGGGACGAGGCAAAAGAATTATTAGCTAAACTCAAGAAAATACAACAACTGATGTGGGCACCTGATCCTACAGAATTATCTGCGACTGTCGGAGGTATAGCAGCAAGTAATGCGCGCGGGGTATGTTCCCGTATATATGGCAGTGCGCGCGACCATATCAAACGCATCCGTGTTGTTACAAAAGACGGGGAGATTTGGAAAATCGAACGCGAACGTTATCTGTTCAATCAAGGTGAGGTTCTATTACCTGATGGCAGCATGCTTAAGGTCGATCCAACGAAATTGGGATATGCTGAACAAGCCGACCTCATTGACCTTTTTCTTGGCAGTGAAGGGATGTTTGGCGTGATCACGAATCTCACGCTGGATTTACAGGAACAACCAGAAGAGCTTTGGGGAATCTGCTTCTTTTTCGACACGGAGAAAGATGCCCTTTCATTTGTTGAAATTGCTGATGTAGAGAGCACAGAGATTTCAACTCATCTTGCAGCATTGGAATATTTGGACAAGGCTTCGCTTGATTTTATTCAAGGCTTCAAGGAATCAGCCGCCAAGCTGAGTGAGCTTCCTGATTTTCCGAGTGACTTTGCTGCAATGGTCTATCTGGAAATTCATGCTTCTACCGATGAACAAGCGGAGATGGCCGCCGAATGGCTGATGGAAAAGGCAGCAGAATCCGGCAGTGATATCGATGCCTCATGGGCCGTTTCAGGTGAAGTCGAAATGGAAAAAATCCGTGCACTTCGCCATGCTGTACCGGAATCCATTAATATCCGCATTGAACAGCTTCGAAAGCATGACGCAACCATAATGAAACTGGGAACAGATATGGAGTTGCCTGGAGTACCGGTCTCCTCCCTTGTTGAGATGTATCGAAAAGATCTCGATGCGGCCGGTCTTGAAGGAGTCATTTTTGGTCATATTTCAAATGGGCATCTTCATGTCAACATTCTTCCAGAGAATGGACAGCAAAATGAAATGGGAAAAAAACTTATTTTGCAATGGGGCCAATCAATTGCAGAAAAAGGTGGACGGACGACGGTTGAGCATGGAGTAGGCAAATTGAAAAAGGAATTATTTTTCCAGACTACTCCATCAGAAACCCTCGAGGCCTGGCAAACAGTTAAAAAACAGCTGGACCCTGCTTGTATGTGGAACCCGGGAAATAAGCTTAACTAA
- a CDS encoding electron transfer flavoprotein subunit beta/FixA family protein, whose amino-acid sequence MKIAVCIKQVPASSDGNMDPVRGVLIRNGRKQVMNIYDATALETALRLKEGRTGTVDVFTMGPETAKQVLVDAYALGADEGYLISDKKFSGADSLATSFTLAQALKVKGPYDIILCGRQTTDGDTGQVGASLAAWLEIPYLGHVNKLEEASYESISVWQILGKERALTNVKFPCVLAVERDIFTPRMPALRLKLSTAKKPVITLSLKDMPVQNEQLYGLKGSPTRVKKIYTIEYPKAKQLFQSDPAASADKMIAALNEWGLANG is encoded by the coding sequence ATGAAAATCGCGGTATGTATCAAACAAGTACCAGCTTCCTCGGATGGAAATATGGACCCGGTACGAGGGGTGTTGATTCGAAATGGGAGGAAGCAGGTCATGAATATTTATGATGCTACAGCCCTTGAAACAGCACTGCGGCTTAAAGAGGGGCGAACGGGCACTGTTGATGTCTTTACGATGGGACCTGAGACTGCCAAGCAAGTCCTGGTAGATGCGTATGCGCTTGGAGCGGATGAAGGGTATTTAATAAGTGATAAGAAATTCTCGGGAGCGGATTCCTTAGCGACCTCTTTTACACTGGCACAAGCCTTAAAAGTCAAGGGTCCGTATGACATCATTTTATGCGGCAGGCAGACAACAGACGGTGATACTGGACAGGTAGGGGCATCGCTTGCTGCTTGGCTGGAAATCCCTTACTTGGGTCATGTAAACAAGCTGGAAGAGGCTTCATATGAATCCATCTCAGTTTGGCAGATTCTTGGGAAGGAACGAGCCCTTACAAACGTAAAGTTTCCATGTGTTCTTGCCGTTGAACGGGACATTTTTACACCGAGAATGCCTGCGCTGCGCTTGAAACTTTCAACAGCGAAAAAACCTGTTATTACCCTTTCCTTAAAAGATATGCCGGTTCAAAATGAACAATTGTATGGTCTGAAAGGGTCACCAACAAGGGTAAAAAAAATCTATACCATTGAGTACCCGAAAGCGAAGCAGCTATTTCAGTCTGACCCAGCAGCATCTGCAGACAAAATGATTGCCGCCTTGAACGAATGGGGGCTGGCAAATGGTTGA
- a CDS encoding electron transfer flavoprotein subunit alpha/FixB family protein, whose translation MVDLTAWHDILVFIETDETTVHPVSLQMIGKAAELAESADFDVYGIVIGSEKDRILPQLEGLPLKKVFFYQGAELEYFRANCYAGALVDSINLLNPAVVLIGATPIGKAIAPIAATKFRTGLTADCTQLELEKNTDLIQIRPAFGGNVMAQIVTPHSRPQFATVRYNMMASAVRQEGYLPEWEVRGLPREAKVFAEQIKVIQTERIAVEKDITTEKVLVVAGRGVKNKEDLALLDELALTLGGKLAATRGLVERGWLPQSRQIGLSGKMVRPEVLLAFGVSGSVQFMAGIHGAKHIIAVNNDPNAKIMTEAHLSIQGDLYLVIPELLEKLKKTKIS comes from the coding sequence ATGGTTGATTTAACGGCATGGCATGATATTTTAGTTTTTATTGAAACGGATGAAACAACCGTCCATCCGGTTTCCCTCCAAATGATTGGAAAAGCGGCTGAATTAGCAGAATCCGCTGATTTTGACGTTTACGGTATCGTAATCGGTTCAGAGAAAGATAGGATTTTGCCACAATTGGAAGGTCTGCCGCTGAAAAAAGTCTTTTTCTACCAAGGAGCCGAATTAGAGTATTTTCGTGCCAACTGTTATGCAGGCGCACTGGTTGATAGTATCAATTTGTTAAATCCAGCTGTTGTTCTTATCGGTGCAACCCCAATCGGCAAAGCAATCGCTCCGATTGCAGCCACCAAGTTTCGCACCGGTTTAACGGCGGACTGTACCCAATTGGAGCTGGAGAAAAATACAGACCTTATTCAAATCCGTCCTGCTTTTGGCGGAAATGTCATGGCACAAATTGTGACCCCTCATTCCCGTCCGCAATTTGCGACTGTACGATACAACATGATGGCATCTGCTGTCCGGCAGGAAGGGTATTTGCCGGAATGGGAAGTACGAGGCTTACCTCGTGAAGCCAAGGTGTTTGCCGAACAAATCAAAGTCATACAGACGGAACGAATAGCAGTCGAAAAGGATATAACAACGGAAAAAGTTCTTGTCGTTGCTGGGCGGGGTGTAAAAAACAAGGAAGACCTTGCATTGCTTGATGAATTGGCATTGACACTCGGCGGCAAACTGGCAGCGACAAGAGGTCTGGTAGAAAGGGGGTGGTTACCGCAATCAAGGCAAATCGGGCTATCGGGTAAAATGGTAAGACCAGAAGTTTTGCTAGCTTTTGGTGTTTCCGGCTCTGTTCAATTTATGGCAGGCATTCATGGTGCCAAACATATTATTGCTGTAAACAATGATCCAAACGCAAAAATCATGACAGAAGCGCATTTATCTATCCAAGGAGATCTGTATTTAGTGATCCCTGAATTACTCGAAAAACTGAAAAAAACAAAGATTTCTTAG
- a CDS encoding glycerol-3-phosphate responsive antiterminator codes for MNQKIIEILDENPIIAGIKDDGGLEKVLHSSCNVVFVLYGNICSISNIVNKIKSAGKYAFVDIDLVEGTSNKEIVVDFMRKNTKADGIISSKASIVRAAREKGFYTVHRFFLIDSMSYRNLPKQYAVSKADIVEILPGCMPKVLGWVQEAIDVPVIASGLVCDKEDVVTALQAGAIAISSTNLDVWDNI; via the coding sequence ATGAACCAAAAAATTATTGAAATACTAGATGAAAATCCAATTATTGCCGGAATTAAGGATGATGGTGGTCTTGAAAAAGTACTTCATTCCAGCTGTAATGTAGTCTTTGTCCTTTATGGAAATATCTGTTCCATTTCTAATATTGTGAACAAAATAAAAAGCGCTGGGAAATATGCATTTGTGGATATTGATTTAGTCGAAGGAACCTCAAATAAAGAAATTGTTGTTGATTTTATGAGAAAAAACACGAAGGCAGATGGCATTATCAGTTCAAAGGCTTCCATTGTCCGCGCAGCGCGTGAAAAAGGGTTTTATACGGTCCATCGCTTCTTCCTGATTGATTCCATGTCTTATCGCAATCTGCCAAAGCAGTATGCCGTATCAAAAGCTGATATTGTAGAAATATTGCCTGGCTGTATGCCGAAAGTACTTGGCTGGGTGCAGGAAGCCATTGATGTACCTGTTATTGCCAGCGGACTCGTTTGTGATAAGGAAGATGTCGTAACGGCCCTTCAGGCTGGAGCAATCGCTATTTCCTCGACTAATCTGGATGTCTGGGACAATATTTAA
- a CDS encoding SDR family oxidoreductase: MEIQEFSMDFFSLKGKNAIVTGGNSGLGRAFALALAKAGANLFIPSIMEDDGTTKKLIEEAGSKMEFLLIDITEKGAPKRIIETCVEKLGSVDIVVNSAGICKLAEVLDFDRSKWDPMIDINLTAAFELSYEAAQVMVPQRSGKIINICSLFSFLGGQWSPAYAATKHGIAGFTKAYCDELAQYNIQVNGIAPGYFATDITKATRSNPETNQRVLDHIPANRWGDVADLMGTTVFLASRASDYVNGHILTVDGGYLVR; this comes from the coding sequence ATGGAAATTCAAGAATTCTCAATGGACTTTTTCTCATTAAAAGGAAAAAATGCAATCGTAACAGGTGGAAATTCTGGGCTTGGACGTGCGTTTGCACTTGCACTAGCAAAAGCAGGAGCAAATCTCTTTATTCCGAGCATTATGGAAGATGACGGAACAACGAAGAAGTTAATAGAAGAAGCTGGATCTAAAATGGAATTTCTTCTAATTGATATAACAGAAAAAGGCGCACCTAAGAGAATTATTGAAACTTGTGTGGAAAAATTAGGATCCGTTGATATCGTAGTGAACAGCGCAGGAATTTGTAAATTGGCAGAAGTACTTGATTTTGATCGCTCTAAATGGGATCCAATGATTGATATTAACCTTACAGCAGCATTTGAGTTAAGCTATGAAGCAGCACAAGTGATGGTTCCACAGCGCAGTGGAAAAATCATTAATATTTGCTCATTATTCTCATTCCTTGGTGGACAGTGGTCTCCGGCTTATGCAGCAACAAAACATGGAATTGCTGGTTTTACAAAGGCATACTGTGATGAACTGGCACAGTACAATATCCAAGTTAATGGAATTGCACCAGGTTATTTCGCGACAGATATTACGAAAGCAACAAGAAGCAATCCAGAAACAAATCAGAGAGTACTTGATCATATTCCTGCAAACCGTTGGGGAGATGTAGCTGACTTAATGGGAACAACTGTATTCCTTGCAAGCCGTGCATCCGATTATGTAAATGGACATATTTTAACGGTTGACGGTGGATATTTAGTTCGTTAG
- a CDS encoding MFS transporter yields MTESRRAFIKKYGTLLLLATGAGIIFQLPYIRETFYPQIQEAMGLSNKQMGLLSSGYSAMAIFSYFIGGIIADKFSARKLLAFSFVTTGLLGFWFSTFPSYNVARLIFVLMGISTIVTYWSACIKATRMLGTSEEQGRMFGLQEGLRGVMNALLVFVMTAAFVHYSANSEILGTSMAIKVVSIVNIILGILHYIFIEDTKTNENNQSIVEVTKGMFKALTIPRVWILIAIVFTAYSVYGLLGYLNTYAVKYFGLSAALGSTLGGIRYLVQGAGGILGGFLADKIKSRVKVIVLGCSGLAICFGLLIVLPANASLLPAVVANFLFGLLFIYAVRSQYFAIHDDAGIPVAMSGRVSGIVSCIGYAPDIFMFALVGSWMDKYGEVGFKMTWAYALVASILCIVLSIVLSRVIKKNKAMVGKDSELSA; encoded by the coding sequence ATGACAGAATCCAGAAGAGCCTTTATTAAAAAATATGGTACTTTGCTGTTATTAGCAACAGGGGCAGGAATCATTTTTCAGCTACCATATATAAGAGAAACGTTTTATCCGCAAATTCAGGAAGCAATGGGTTTGAGCAATAAGCAAATGGGTCTTTTGTCGTCAGGTTATTCAGCTATGGCTATTTTCTCTTATTTTATAGGTGGGATTATAGCAGATAAATTTTCTGCCAGGAAATTGCTTGCTTTTTCGTTTGTTACAACAGGTTTGTTAGGCTTTTGGTTTTCAACGTTTCCTAGTTATAATGTAGCTCGATTAATTTTTGTATTAATGGGTATTTCTACTATAGTTACTTATTGGTCAGCTTGTATAAAGGCAACTCGTATGTTAGGAACATCAGAAGAGCAAGGTAGAATGTTCGGGCTACAAGAAGGGCTACGAGGTGTCATGAACGCACTTTTAGTTTTTGTGATGACAGCCGCATTTGTTCATTATTCAGCAAATAGTGAAATTCTAGGTACTTCTATGGCTATTAAAGTGGTTTCAATAGTGAATATTATACTTGGAATTTTACATTATATTTTTATTGAAGATACTAAAACAAATGAAAATAATCAATCCATAGTTGAAGTTACAAAGGGCATGTTTAAAGCGCTAACTATTCCTAGAGTTTGGATTTTAATTGCTATTGTTTTTACCGCTTATAGTGTTTATGGGTTACTTGGATATCTTAATACCTATGCTGTAAAATATTTTGGATTATCCGCAGCACTTGGATCTACCCTAGGAGGTATTCGTTATTTGGTTCAAGGAGCTGGTGGGATTTTAGGTGGATTTTTAGCTGATAAAATTAAATCGAGAGTTAAAGTCATTGTTTTAGGTTGCTCGGGGTTAGCTATTTGCTTTGGTTTATTGATTGTGCTGCCTGCTAATGCAAGTTTACTTCCAGCTGTCGTGGCTAATTTCTTGTTTGGCTTACTTTTCATTTATGCTGTAAGAAGTCAATATTTTGCTATTCACGATGATGCGGGTATTCCGGTCGCCATGAGTGGACGAGTTTCAGGAATCGTTTCTTGTATTGGTTATGCACCGGATATATTCATGTTTGCGCTGGTTGGTTCTTGGATGGATAAATATGGAGAAGTTGGATTTAAAATGACTTGGGCTTATGCTTTAGTTGCTTCAATTTTGTGTATTGTTCTCTCTATTGTA